In the genome of Juglans microcarpa x Juglans regia isolate MS1-56 chromosome 6S, Jm3101_v1.0, whole genome shotgun sequence, the window GAGGTGCCGGCTGTACCGGTGGATCATCTCCGGGGTAAGGTAGTGAGCATGAGGACCGTTGAAGTGGGAATTATCGATGGTCGAGATCGAATGGTGGGAGCCGTTGGGGACGGAGTCGTTTAGGAGGTTTATTTGGTGGAGCTGGGATTCAAGAGCTGAGATTCGGCGGTCTATATCTGATTTTGAAGCTCTGAGAGATTGGAGCTCGTGGAGGATCCTAGAGGCATCGGATTCCATTGGCGGCTACTGGGAGCCCTGAGAACTGACTAGGATCGAGGCGACAGTTACGCTAAGATCGCAAAAACCCTAACCAGGGAGTTTGGGAGCTTGGGGTTTGGAGTGGTAGCCGCCACCTCAGCTTTGGACCGACTATATATAACCGTACACATGtcacaacatattttataataatattttaaaatgagattatttttataaaataatattatttgtataagtaatactatatactatatttttattttacttttatcttACTATGCaagatataacatatttattatagagaaataatagttgtagTCATAAGTATACAAGCgttatacaattattttgaaaaaaataaataaatacgagatccacgtgaaaaaataataattttttaatattaaactctactttttttcaaaattattatatgtcaacgactgtatgtagcattactctttattatattttacataatataaaaataaaatgactgtatgatgtatataatttttcatatttttaattttagagcaCAAGTCAAGTGCAGGATCAAGGCTGTTTAAAAGGTCCTGTTACTTTCATGTCCCTGACTAGTCTACCGAGCCAAGTGAACGAGTCTCTAACAGGAGAAAGCTTCTTCCCCTTGTCTTTCTTTTCACTATTCCCGACATTGGTTGCTTGGCCGGAGAATAACTAACCCTTAAATTTTAATAAGCGGCAGCAACAACCCGGTTGGAAACTTGGAGCAATGTCAATTAtgtcttatcttattattatgaAAGGAGAAAGTGCTTTTTCAGCTGCTTGCTGATTACGGTCGATAGTTAGCttctattatatatgtaaagtCACTGTAGATGATAAACCAcaagattttctttaatttataccAAAAAGTCCTTCGTACCGACTTTTAGATAGAAGGAACTCAAATACCATGGTTGAATTCTTCCAAGGACTGGTGCCTGCTGACGTGCAAGCCCAATTAAAAGTGTGAAAACTAGTCAGTCATTTTATTAGATTATTGTTCTTTGCAAGACGGGCCTAAACAAAAGTGAGTGAGGACccaaatggaaatggaaatggaaacgGAAACTCGCAATATCCTCCAAAGAGAAAATGCAGAACCTGCAGTGACATGTTTGTTTGGAAATGGCAAATTTCGCTAATGAGACGCGTACGTTTCATGTATACATCATCTGACATCTCTGCCCTCTACATACACATTACGCGTTTATAGTCACGTAATAACCCTGCAATTCTATTCTGAGAATCTGAGTTTATACCTATTACTTGGGAGGTATCCCACATTAGTGGTCATATGTTTCCTCTCCATGCCTACTTACGACCATTCCTGCCAAGCCCTTGACACTTTAACAACATATGTACACAAGTCCGTCAAGGTTAGTACCGTAGTTTCCTTTTCCTGGTTATTCTTTGGTCGGAATCCTTTAATATACTAGTTCCAACAAGGCTAACATGTCATTTAAGGTGTTAGAAAGAGAGAACCAACCAGTTAGGTAAGCACAAGCACAAGCACAAGCACTATGCGGTGACCTTTCCCAGTGTTGCTTTATATTGGAATTATCATTCTCAAAGCGTGTCATCTGTCATGGTCTGAAGTCTACAGAGTTAAAGCTAAGCAAGAAAGGAAAACCGTATCAACCTTTGACAGCTGAAGAGCTTAAAAAGATGGCTGAGGAAAAGCTCCCGTCCAAGCTTTGGGCGTCTGTGAAGCGTAGCTCCGAGGAGCGTGAAAAGGGGAGACGAAGCACCATGAAGATAACTGCTCCAATCTAGTTCGGGTTATGCATTTCAGCTTTCATATATCAAGTTCTACCCGAGCATTATAAAGAAGTAAATACTGAAACAACACTCTTTTGAAATTAACAAGACAGCCCATTGCAATTCAGAGAAAGGCCGGTTGGTCAGTAGATAACTGATGATTACAGTTCCAAACAGCGTCTTCTAGATATgcaaaatctatttatatttctcTCCTACTAGAGAAACGACCTGACAAACCCTTTAGGCAACAGCACCTCCTGTTTGGTGGAGCATGGCATCTATCTCATCTCcatcctccatttccagctgcaggaaaaaaaaacgtAAGTTTAAAACTAGTGGCTCAAGAAAAGGCACGCACATACAACACGCAACAGCAtgccacagagagagagagagagagagagagagagagagagagagcaacctCGTCTGGAGTTTGTTCTGCTCGGAGACGACGGCCATCAAATAAGAATGCAATTGAGTTGAACTCCACTGACTGGCGATCACAATAAGCATTCATAAGCTTCTTCAGTTGAGTGCTCCTCTTAATCCTGAAAAATACTTCATTCccatcctaaaaaataaaaaaatcacataaacgAAATTAacatgtagaacaaaacatattgcTCATACCTCCATGCTTTAGCCCTAAACCATAGGTGCATcaatacatgtacaaaaaaaCTGCATTAAACATTGGGTTGTTGTAAAGATAAGAGAGTACAATCCCTCTTAGAGTACATTATTTTTGAACCCCAGCACATCCCTTAAACTTATCACCTAGAAATGATAAGCTGACTTCTAGAAGATGATAAACTGACTTCTAGAGCAGTacataaaaagtttaatatacaTCGCCTAAATCCATTAAAAAGGCTTCTGGTGTTTATCCCAAGTACATTGAAAAGCAAAGCTGTCAAGATGCAGATGCAAGCCTATCCAGTACTACTCTAATATGGTATTGCCGAATTTAACATTAACATGTAATCGATAATTTTCCATCATTTTATGATAAAGATCTTACAATTGTCCAAGACCTGCTTCCACCAACTATCCTCTATAAAGTAATCAGAATGtactttgatttatttatttattttttattagtaaatcaGAATGTACTTTGATTACTGCCCTTTTTcataatattaaagaatattttatgcCCCGAGCAGAAAAAATATGATAGACCAACTAAATGAAAACTGAGCCTCCATGATTTGCTTGAGAAAAATCTTTCTTGACTAGAAAAATTTGTTCTTGCTTTTCCCCAGCACTTCTACATCGACATtttgaccccccccccccccccccccctattCATAAAGTATGCTAGCAAGAACTGAAGTGTGGCCTTACCACAAGTCAATCATGAAGTGGAAAGTCCAATGGATAAGTATCACTCAATTAGGAGTAATCACGTAGGTTTTAtctcattctcttttctttatgtAGGTAAGTATCTGATTCTCGGATAACAACacacaaatattattttcagaGACCCAAGTAAGATAAATCCGCTGTGACAGTGATGAGCTTCCAGGACAC includes:
- the LOC121237778 gene encoding small ubiquitin-related modifier 1-like; translated protein: MSGVTNQEEDKKPTDQSAHINLKVKGQDGNEVFFRIKRSTQLKKLMNAYCDRQSVEFNSIAFLFDGRRLRAEQTPDELEMEDGDEIDAMLHQTGGAVA